In the genome of Pelotomaculum isophthalicicum JI, one region contains:
- a CDS encoding phosphomannomutase/phosphoglucomutase, translated as MINPQIFRQYDVRGVAGRDLTDDTVELLGKAFGTYVRRSGTNKVLVGRDNRLSSERLRNAIINGLLSTGCDVIDIGLVVTPMLYYARVHYEIDGGVMITGSHNPPDENGFKLALGSGTIYGADIQKLQSLMDEKDFITGSGKLEKRDGVLPYLAMLKEKIHLGPRKLKVAVDCGNGTAALFAEQVLHNWGCEVVPLYCTSDGAFPNHQPDPVKTANLADLRKAVTEQGADLGVAFDGDADRIGVVDGSGGIIWGDMLMCLYWREIMAKHPGAQAIIEVKCSQALVDEVIRLGGKPFFYKTGHSLIKAKMKEVGSVFTGEMSGHMFFADEYYGFDDAFYAAGRLLRILSHSDEKLSQMLAGLPKYYSTAETRVPCPDQDKFEVVRGLVEQFRKEYEVIDVDGVRVLFGDGWGLVRASNTQPVLVARCEAKSKEGLQRICSIMQAALEKFPQVEHFEWDY; from the coding sequence ATGATCAACCCGCAGATTTTTCGTCAATATGATGTCCGGGGAGTAGCCGGGCGTGATCTTACAGACGATACTGTTGAGTTGCTGGGAAAAGCCTTCGGCACATATGTCAGGAGATCCGGCACCAACAAGGTTTTAGTGGGCAGGGACAACCGTCTCAGCTCCGAGCGGTTGCGCAACGCTATAATTAACGGGCTGCTATCTACCGGCTGTGATGTAATCGACATTGGCCTGGTAGTCACACCGATGCTATACTACGCCAGGGTTCATTACGAGATTGATGGCGGGGTAATGATTACCGGGAGTCATAATCCGCCCGATGAAAACGGGTTCAAACTTGCTCTAGGCAGTGGTACCATATATGGCGCGGATATCCAAAAGCTGCAAAGTCTGATGGACGAAAAGGATTTTATTACAGGTTCGGGCAAACTGGAGAAGCGGGACGGGGTGCTGCCTTATCTGGCCATGCTGAAGGAAAAAATACATCTTGGACCGCGCAAGCTAAAAGTAGCGGTGGATTGCGGCAACGGAACGGCCGCTTTGTTTGCCGAACAGGTTTTGCACAACTGGGGCTGTGAGGTGGTCCCTTTGTATTGCACGTCTGACGGAGCTTTTCCGAACCACCAGCCCGACCCTGTCAAGACGGCGAATTTGGCTGATCTAAGAAAAGCTGTGACAGAGCAGGGGGCGGACCTGGGAGTTGCCTTTGACGGTGACGCGGACAGGATCGGGGTTGTGGACGGGTCCGGGGGGATTATCTGGGGAGACATGCTAATGTGTCTTTACTGGCGGGAAATAATGGCTAAACATCCCGGGGCGCAAGCAATCATCGAGGTAAAATGCTCCCAGGCTCTGGTGGACGAGGTTATCCGGTTGGGCGGAAAACCTTTCTTCTATAAAACGGGACACTCTTTGATTAAGGCGAAAATGAAAGAAGTCGGGTCTGTTTTTACCGGTGAGATGTCCGGGCATATGTTTTTTGCCGATGAGTATTATGGTTTCGACGACGCTTTTTATGCCGCCGGGCGGTTATTAAGAATTTTATCCCATTCAGATGAAAAGCTTTCGCAAATGCTGGCGGGCTTGCCAAAATATTATTCCACGGCGGAAACCAGGGTTCCCTGCCCTGATCAAGATAAGTTCGAGGTGGTGCGGGGGTTGGTGGAGCAGTTCAGAAAGGAATATGAAGTGATTGACGTCGACGGCGTACGGGTGTTGTTCGGCGACGGATGGGGATTGGTGCGCGCATCCAATACTCAGCCGGTTTTAGTGGCCCGTTGCGAGGCGAAATCGAAAGAAGGCCTGCAGCGGATCTGTTCGATTATGCAGGCGGCGCTGGAGAAATTTCCGCAAGTTGAGCACTTTGAGTGGGATTATTAG
- the yabP gene encoding sporulation protein YabP gives MSEQAGHSVAINGRKQLTMEGVQHVDSFNESEIILETNMGMVILKGDGMHITQLNLETGSIEAEGFFASLQYVEGKGKGKGKRFLGRILK, from the coding sequence ATGAGCGAACAGGCTGGCCACAGTGTGGCAATAAATGGACGCAAACAATTGACCATGGAAGGCGTCCAGCACGTTGACAGCTTCAACGAGTCGGAGATAATCTTGGAAACCAACATGGGCATGGTGATTTTGAAGGGTGACGGGATGCATATTACCCAACTCAATCTGGAAACCGGCTCCATTGAAGCGGAAGGGTTTTTTGCTTCACTTCAGTATGTGGAAGGCAAGGGAAAAGGCAAAGGGAAAAGATTTCTGGGTAGAATATTAAAATAA
- a CDS encoding NAD(P)/FAD-dependent oxidoreductase, with protein sequence MGRQENNPDTSDVLVVGGGPAGMFAAAAAVISGAKVTLLEKNERLGRKMSITGGGRGNLTNTASLNDFINNVPGNGRYLFSALSRFSSADCRKFLKELGVPTKEEECGRVFPVNEQAGKVVDALEEYLTVSGVRLIYLVRAAELLLANRRCQGVIAAGRRIFAGKTAVIATGGASYPQTGSTGDGYALARQAGHQVTPRHPGLVPLCLAEQHLCRQLQGLSITNPLLTLTTAEGKTIAIERGDVVFTHFGISGPAALRLSRVVSKQKTAAGVCDLCLLMDVLPEMSEESLADLLLSMASEQPQKAIINIIKQLLPGRLAAICARMLQVSEHQKSGETSKGAWREAARLFKNLPFTITGTRPLAEAMVTAGGVSVRELDPRTMASRLVDGLYFAGEVIDVDAYTGGFNMQIAFSTGWVAGLSAAEKAGFPAATYKQE encoded by the coding sequence ATGGGCAGACAAGAAAACAACCCGGACACGTCAGACGTTCTGGTGGTCGGCGGTGGCCCGGCAGGCATGTTTGCAGCCGCGGCCGCCGTAATATCGGGAGCGAAAGTGACTTTACTGGAAAAAAATGAGCGTCTGGGACGCAAAATGAGCATCACCGGAGGCGGGCGGGGCAATTTGACCAATACTGCTTCACTGAATGATTTTATTAATAATGTTCCGGGAAACGGGAGATATCTGTTCAGCGCTTTATCCCGCTTCTCCAGCGCGGACTGCAGAAAATTTTTAAAAGAACTGGGCGTGCCTACAAAAGAAGAGGAATGCGGCCGGGTTTTTCCGGTTAACGAACAAGCCGGTAAAGTGGTCGACGCCCTGGAGGAATATTTGACGGTCTCAGGCGTGCGGTTAATCTATCTGGTCAGGGCAGCTGAATTATTACTGGCAAACCGCCGCTGTCAGGGAGTAATTGCCGCCGGGCGGCGCATATTTGCCGGTAAAACGGCTGTTATCGCCACCGGCGGGGCTTCTTATCCGCAAACCGGCTCAACGGGAGACGGTTACGCGCTCGCGAGACAAGCCGGCCACCAGGTTACCCCGCGTCATCCCGGCCTGGTGCCGCTATGCCTTGCCGAACAGCATCTATGCAGACAGCTGCAGGGATTGTCCATAACAAACCCCTTGCTTACTCTAACTACTGCTGAAGGCAAAACAATCGCCATTGAGCGGGGTGATGTTGTTTTTACCCACTTTGGCATTTCCGGACCGGCCGCGCTCAGGTTAAGCCGGGTGGTTTCCAAACAAAAAACTGCCGCCGGTGTCTGTGATCTATGCCTGCTGATGGATGTTTTACCGGAAATGAGCGAGGAAAGCTTGGCCGACTTGCTGCTTTCCATGGCTTCTGAACAGCCGCAAAAAGCTATAATCAACATTATTAAACAATTGCTGCCCGGCCGTCTCGCGGCCATATGCGCCAGAATGCTCCAGGTGAGCGAACACCAAAAGTCCGGTGAAACAAGCAAAGGAGCCTGGCGTGAAGCCGCCCGGCTGTTTAAAAATCTGCCCTTCACCATAACGGGAACACGGCCGCTTGCCGAAGCGATGGTCACCGCCGGCGGGGTTAGCGTGCGGGAGCTTGACCCCCGCACCATGGCTTCGCGCCTGGTTGACGGCCTGTATTTCGCCGGCGAAGTGATCGACGTGGACGCGTACACCGGCGGGTTTAACATGCAAATAGCTTTCTCCACCGGTTGGGTAGCCGGGCTGTCGGCAGCGGAAAAAGCAGGCTTTCCGGCAGCAACATATAAACAAGAGTAA
- a CDS encoding HlyD family secretion protein gives MKVKKKGLFIGVLVAMVVTLAAVSGYYWYKNAHYVDTEDASVTGTIVKVSPQVTSRLIEINVGEGDTVRAGDIIARQDDISLPTATSVDLTVIKAPIKGTILKKVGNVGEVGTPGSAVVMMADLSDLYITANVEETDLYKVKLGQKVDFTVDSIPGINFYGEVYSLGEATASTFSLLPAQNTSGSFTKVVQRVPVKISIKNNQGQRLLPGMNAIVRIHVK, from the coding sequence ATGAAGGTGAAGAAGAAGGGCCTATTTATTGGTGTGCTGGTGGCTATGGTAGTTACACTCGCGGCAGTATCGGGCTATTACTGGTACAAGAACGCGCATTATGTGGATACTGAAGACGCGAGTGTGACGGGAACGATAGTGAAAGTCAGTCCCCAAGTTACGTCAAGGTTGATTGAGATAAACGTTGGTGAAGGTGATACGGTGCGGGCGGGGGACATTATTGCCAGACAGGACGATATTTCTCTGCCGACAGCCACTAGTGTGGATTTAACTGTAATCAAGGCGCCGATAAAAGGGACTATTTTGAAGAAGGTCGGCAATGTCGGCGAGGTGGGAACGCCGGGCTCGGCAGTGGTGATGATGGCGGACCTGAGTGATCTTTACATCACTGCGAACGTGGAAGAAACCGACTTATATAAAGTAAAATTGGGCCAAAAGGTGGACTTTACCGTCGACAGTATCCCGGGCATAAATTTTTACGGAGAGGTTTACTCACTGGGGGAGGCCACTGCTTCTACTTTTTCCCTGCTGCCCGCCCAGAACACCAGCGGCAGTTTTACTAAGGTAGTGCAAAGGGTGCCGGTTAAAATAAGCATTAAGAACAACCAAGGCCAAAGATTGCTGCCGGGCATGAACGCCATAGTCAGAATCCACGTTAAATGA
- a CDS encoding DHA2 family efflux MFS transporter permease subunit: MNPPSQMQTAAAGKNGPGGGPPGTGETVSGKFPLAALLTLVVGGFMAILDGSIVNVALPKMMSIFGVTADEVQWVMTAYLLASGVVVPVTGYLGDRFGMKSMYIFSLVSFTAGSLICGLAWSNNSLVAARVIQAVGGGMIMPVSMSMIYLIVPREKIGMALGIWGIAAMAAPSIGPTLGGYLVDHFSWQWIFTINIPVGLGATFLAVALLHETPRRTDLKPDIPGIVLSAAACFALLLALSEGQDKGWTSLYIVDLFIFSGFTAILFIIWELNTPEPLVDIRLLKNTTFAISLVCLSIVTVGMFSAIFMIPLFAQSIQGYTPMQTGLMMMPMALVMGVMMPISGRLFDKLGATPLCLIGLTIAAITTYHLHTITYDISFRQMQWLLVERSLGLGLCMMPLTTAGMNTIPHFLIARASALSNLIRQVSASFGIAFLTYVMLQRQQYHVAWLGDALNWFSPAAVGALRQIQNLLAQTGSGEAGAIAVLYSIVRREAYISGIADAFIVSSLIICLGIPLVFSLSKKRVEATRLTEYKRYAHMAPQGPPPSGT, translated from the coding sequence ATGAACCCACCGTCTCAGATGCAAACTGCCGCTGCCGGGAAAAACGGACCGGGCGGCGGACCACCGGGGACAGGAGAAACGGTTTCAGGGAAATTCCCTTTGGCTGCCTTGCTTACTCTGGTTGTTGGCGGGTTTATGGCCATTCTTGACGGCAGTATTGTCAATGTGGCCCTGCCGAAAATGATGTCCATTTTCGGGGTGACGGCGGACGAGGTGCAGTGGGTGATGACCGCCTACCTGCTGGCATCGGGTGTCGTTGTGCCGGTAACAGGGTATCTGGGCGACCGCTTCGGAATGAAAAGCATGTACATATTTTCCCTGGTCTCATTTACGGCCGGTTCCTTAATTTGCGGATTGGCCTGGAGCAACAATTCTTTGGTCGCGGCAAGGGTGATCCAGGCGGTCGGTGGCGGCATGATTATGCCGGTGAGCATGTCCATGATTTACCTGATCGTGCCGAGGGAAAAAATAGGCATGGCCCTGGGGATCTGGGGCATCGCCGCCATGGCGGCGCCGTCCATCGGGCCGACTCTCGGCGGCTATCTGGTCGACCACTTTAGCTGGCAGTGGATATTTACAATTAATATACCGGTTGGTCTGGGGGCTACTTTCCTGGCTGTGGCGTTATTACATGAGACCCCCAGGAGAACAGACCTGAAGCCGGATATTCCAGGCATTGTTTTAAGCGCGGCTGCTTGTTTCGCCTTGCTGCTGGCGCTCAGCGAAGGACAGGACAAAGGGTGGACTTCGCTTTATATTGTCGACTTGTTTATCTTTTCCGGGTTTACGGCAATACTATTTATTATATGGGAACTGAACACGCCGGAGCCATTGGTAGATATCAGACTCTTAAAAAATACGACATTTGCGATCAGCTTGGTTTGCTTGAGCATCGTTACTGTAGGCATGTTTTCCGCGATTTTTATGATACCGCTTTTTGCCCAGAGTATTCAGGGGTATACACCGATGCAAACCGGATTGATGATGATGCCCATGGCCTTGGTTATGGGAGTGATGATGCCTATCAGCGGGCGGTTATTCGACAAACTCGGGGCTACCCCGTTATGCCTGATAGGCTTGACCATCGCCGCGATCACAACATATCACCTGCACACGATAACCTATGATATCAGTTTCCGGCAGATGCAATGGCTTTTGGTGGAAAGGTCGTTAGGATTGGGATTGTGTATGATGCCGTTGACTACGGCAGGTATGAACACTATTCCGCATTTTTTGATTGCCAGGGCTTCCGCGCTTAGTAATTTGATCAGACAGGTATCTGCTTCTTTCGGCATTGCTTTTCTCACATACGTTATGCTGCAACGCCAGCAATACCACGTTGCCTGGTTGGGGGACGCATTGAACTGGTTTTCCCCGGCAGCCGTGGGGGCGCTCCGGCAGATTCAGAATTTGCTGGCGCAGACTGGGTCGGGTGAAGCGGGCGCTATTGCCGTCTTGTATTCCATAGTGCGCCGGGAGGCTTATATATCCGGAATTGCCGACGCTTTTATCGTCAGCTCATTAATTATCTGCCTGGGAATACCACTAGTTTTTTCACTTAGCAAAAAACGTGTCGAAGCCACCAGATTAACGGAATACAAGAGATACGCCCACATGGCGCCGCAAGGTCCCCCGCCTTCCGGTACATAA
- the spoIIR gene encoding stage II sporulation protein R, with protein MNSKYKFIPLVLTTLTVLLFACTWNNKTQDTTYPSDQLIRLHIVANSDCVVDQELKRKVRDEIIRYISPEFLEAGNIFTAREIAAANLGKIKEIAAREINAEGKDYSVDVKLDNFTFPTKHYGPFVLPAGDYESVQVVIGSGGGANWWCVLFPPLCFVDMPKGTTVDLPESYNSASSLTAPNSSLTEEFTNAGAVSENFATQEPGSNALTDEIHTKVEFRFRILDLFNKFINS; from the coding sequence TTGAACAGCAAGTATAAATTCATACCGTTAGTCCTTACAACTCTGACAGTATTACTCTTCGCATGCACCTGGAATAATAAAACTCAGGATACAACATATCCGTCCGATCAATTAATCCGTTTGCATATTGTGGCAAACAGTGACTGTGTTGTTGACCAGGAACTCAAAAGAAAAGTGCGCGACGAAATAATCCGGTATATTTCACCGGAATTCCTTGAAGCTGGCAATATCTTTACAGCCAGGGAAATCGCCGCGGCCAACCTTGGCAAAATCAAAGAAATCGCTGCCAGGGAAATCAATGCTGAAGGGAAAGATTATTCTGTAGATGTAAAACTTGACAACTTTACTTTCCCGACAAAACACTACGGTCCTTTTGTGCTCCCGGCCGGTGACTATGAGTCGGTACAGGTTGTTATCGGTTCAGGCGGCGGAGCCAATTGGTGGTGCGTTCTCTTTCCACCCCTTTGTTTTGTGGATATGCCCAAAGGAACGACAGTGGATCTGCCGGAAAGCTATAATTCAGCTTCATCATTAACGGCGCCAAACAGCTCTCTCACGGAAGAATTTACAAACGCCGGCGCCGTATCGGAAAATTTTGCGACGCAAGAACCCGGCAGTAATGCGTTAACCGACGAAATTCATACGAAGGTGGAATTTCGCTTCAGGATATTGGATTTGTTTAATAAGTTTATTAATTCCTAG
- a CDS encoding THUMP domain-containing class I SAM-dependent RNA methyltransferase, whose amino-acid sequence MAEVELIATTAFGLEAVVAREIRALGYERTVVENGRVTFKADESAICRANLWLRSADRVLVKIGEFQVFSFDELFEKTKALPWPDWIPENAVFPVQGKSINSKLFSVPDCQAIVKKAVVEKMKQRYRRQWFEETGPRYTIEVALLKDVATLTIDTSGAGLHKRGYRKLTGAAPLKETLAAAMISLSRWKPERVLIDPMCGSGTIPIEAALIGLNRAPGLKREFDAEKWPVVPAQLWREARQEAEDVIHRRRQLIIRGTDIDKDVLSLARYHARLAGVEDQIHWQQSPVAELRARQKYGYIICNPPYGQRLEDLPAVSRLYREMGQVFKALDTWSFYVLTAHHEFEKLFGRRADKKRKLYNGRIQCDYYQFFGPRPPRRDSITAPEPVAEPD is encoded by the coding sequence ATGGCCGAAGTTGAATTAATCGCCACCACCGCTTTTGGCCTGGAAGCGGTGGTGGCGCGGGAAATCCGTGCGTTGGGCTATGAGCGGACCGTTGTGGAAAACGGCAGAGTGACCTTCAAGGCCGATGAGAGCGCTATCTGCCGGGCTAACCTGTGGCTGCGCAGCGCGGACCGGGTACTTGTCAAAATAGGCGAGTTCCAGGTTTTTTCGTTTGATGAACTCTTTGAAAAAACCAAGGCCTTGCCCTGGCCGGACTGGATTCCTGAAAACGCCGTCTTTCCCGTGCAGGGCAAGTCGATAAATTCCAAGCTGTTCAGCGTTCCCGACTGCCAGGCCATCGTCAAGAAAGCGGTGGTTGAAAAAATGAAGCAGCGGTACCGCAGGCAGTGGTTTGAAGAAACCGGCCCCCGGTATACCATCGAAGTAGCTCTATTGAAAGACGTGGCCACCCTGACGATTGACACCAGCGGCGCGGGCCTGCACAAGCGCGGCTACCGTAAATTGACGGGAGCCGCCCCACTCAAGGAGACTCTGGCCGCCGCCATGATTAGCTTAAGCCGCTGGAAACCTGAGCGCGTCCTGATTGACCCCATGTGCGGCTCGGGCACTATCCCCATAGAAGCGGCGCTAATCGGCCTGAACCGGGCGCCGGGCTTGAAACGGGAGTTTGACGCTGAAAAATGGCCGGTTGTGCCTGCCCAGCTATGGCGGGAAGCGCGTCAGGAAGCGGAAGATGTAATCCACCGCCGACGGCAATTAATTATCCGGGGAACAGACATCGACAAAGATGTTTTAAGTCTAGCCCGGTATCATGCCCGCCTCGCGGGAGTGGAAGACCAGATCCATTGGCAGCAGTCCCCGGTGGCCGAATTGAGAGCACGGCAGAAATACGGGTACATTATCTGCAACCCTCCTTACGGGCAGCGTTTGGAAGACCTGCCGGCCGTCAGCCGCCTCTACCGGGAAATGGGACAGGTTTTCAAAGCCTTGGATACCTGGTCATTCTATGTATTGACCGCTCACCACGAATTCGAGAAGCTATTCGGCAGACGGGCCGATAAAAAGCGCAAGCTGTACAACGGACGGATCCAGTGCGACTACTACCAGTTTTTCGGCCCCCGGCCGCCGCGCCGGGATTCCATAACTGCTCCGGAACCAGTCGCGGAACCGGATTAA
- the yabQ gene encoding spore cortex biosynthesis protein YabQ, translating to MEPLVNQIYAFAATLVIGAIAGFCYDYYLVVRGVFKLKKVGTCLGDIIFWLFTTTLVFTLLILGNWGVVRLYVFIGLGLGALLYFQSLSVVMRRLVRFKFYLLYEIWKLIVRIALFFWKIIIFPVRLLFLILSYPLNLLRVIFNKTGSRLKGIFYNLLGKRVERGIIRLKAKLSALAFWKKRKDD from the coding sequence ATGGAACCGCTAGTCAACCAGATATATGCTTTTGCGGCAACTTTGGTTATCGGGGCGATAGCCGGTTTTTGTTACGATTATTATCTGGTGGTCAGGGGAGTATTTAAGCTGAAAAAAGTAGGCACCTGCCTGGGAGATATTATTTTTTGGCTTTTTACTACCACCTTGGTTTTTACCTTGCTCATTTTGGGAAATTGGGGGGTTGTTCGTTTATATGTTTTTATTGGTTTGGGTCTGGGGGCCTTGCTTTATTTTCAATCCCTTAGCGTAGTTATGCGCCGGTTGGTCAGGTTTAAATTTTACCTGCTTTACGAAATCTGGAAATTAATAGTCAGAATAGCATTGTTTTTTTGGAAAATTATTATTTTCCCTGTCCGCTTGCTGTTTCTTATATTGTCTTACCCGTTAAATCTTTTGCGGGTGATTTTTAACAAAACCGGCAGCCGGCTCAAAGGGATATTCTATAACCTTCTGGGGAAACGCGTGGAGAGAGGAATTATCAGATTAAAAGCGAAACTATCCGCCCTGGCTTTTTGGAAAAAAAGAAAAGATGACTAG
- the galE gene encoding UDP-glucose 4-epimerase GalE, with protein sequence MNILVTGGAGYIGSHTVRALVNKKHRVVVLDNLSKGHPAAVKEIELVRGDTSDRQLLKRLLTGCNIEAVMHFAASSLVGESVRLPSDYYRNNVVNGLTLLDAAVEAGVRYFVFSSTAAVYGEPIEVPITENHPATPLNPYGATKLALEGAMRWYGEAYGLRYTSLRYFNAAGADPAGDIGEDHEPETHLIPLVMKAALGLIPQLEIFGDDYPTPDGTCVRDYIHVNDLADAHILALEAMAGGAGSNIYNLGNGNGYSVLEVIETAKAVTGSSIPVKYAARRAGDPAVLVAGSERIKDELGWRPAFPGLREIIETAWRWHSNHPGGYEK encoded by the coding sequence ATGAATATTCTGGTAACGGGTGGCGCCGGTTATATCGGCAGCCACACCGTCCGTGCGCTTGTCAATAAAAAACACCGGGTGGTGGTGCTGGATAACCTATCCAAAGGGCATCCGGCAGCCGTCAAAGAGATAGAGTTAGTGCGGGGGGATACATCCGACAGACAATTGTTGAAACGTCTTCTTACCGGGTGTAATATTGAAGCGGTAATGCACTTTGCCGCCAGCAGCCTGGTTGGCGAGTCTGTTCGCCTGCCGTCTGATTACTACCGTAACAACGTGGTGAACGGTTTGACGCTGCTGGATGCCGCTGTTGAAGCCGGAGTGCGCTACTTTGTGTTTTCTTCAACCGCGGCGGTCTACGGTGAGCCTATTGAAGTGCCTATAACGGAAAACCACCCGGCGACCCCTTTAAATCCTTACGGGGCGACCAAGCTGGCTTTGGAAGGCGCGATGCGCTGGTACGGGGAGGCCTACGGCTTGCGCTACACTTCCCTGCGTTATTTTAACGCAGCGGGAGCCGACCCGGCCGGAGATATCGGAGAGGATCACGAACCCGAAACCCATTTGATTCCCCTGGTGATGAAGGCGGCTCTTGGGTTGATACCGCAGCTTGAAATATTTGGGGACGATTATCCCACTCCGGACGGCACCTGTGTCAGGGACTATATTCACGTCAACGATCTGGCGGATGCTCATATTCTGGCCTTGGAGGCAATGGCGGGGGGGGCTGGTTCAAATATTTACAATCTGGGCAATGGCAACGGTTACTCTGTCCTGGAGGTAATCGAAACTGCTAAAGCTGTAACAGGCAGCTCTATTCCTGTAAAATACGCGGCGCGGCGGGCGGGTGACCCGGCGGTGCTGGTGGCGGGTTCGGAAAGAATCAAGGATGAATTGGGCTGGAGGCCAGCTTTCCCCGGCTTGCGTGAAATTATCGAGACAGCCTGGCGTTGGCACAGCAATCATCCCGGGGGATATGAAAAATAA
- a CDS encoding SpoIID/LytB domain-containing protein, with product MFRQPVTRMSLLLLITAVLAAGCAAGPAPKPAPNQVSQVPQGDEPTISLFDNKTGERKNIKLEDYVQGVVAAEMDTKWPVNALAAQAILARTFTMENIKEGRVKQMHGTDASTSVEEFQAYDPSKINDNVRQAVERTRGEVVTSGGNFIHAWFSACDGGISSTAEEGLAYTKEPTPYVKGGFQDGCLSITEPKNKSWEVRIPVSQVAAAVKKTTGKDPGPVTSASIAQKGPSGRAERLKIGSETVGGPALRLALGSEKVRSMLLSDIRVEGGELVLAGKGFGHGVGMCQWGARLMAEQGKSPEDIVKSYFKDIDIQKQWK from the coding sequence ATGTTCCGGCAACCTGTAACCAGAATGTCCCTGCTTCTGCTTATTACTGCTGTACTAGCCGCGGGTTGTGCTGCCGGGCCGGCGCCCAAACCGGCGCCCAATCAGGTTTCACAAGTACCGCAGGGTGACGAGCCGACTATTTCTCTTTTTGACAACAAGACCGGCGAGCGAAAAAACATTAAGCTGGAAGATTATGTCCAAGGAGTGGTTGCGGCGGAGATGGACACCAAGTGGCCGGTTAACGCCCTCGCCGCCCAAGCGATACTGGCCCGCACTTTTACCATGGAAAATATTAAAGAAGGCCGGGTTAAGCAGATGCATGGCACAGACGCCTCCACCAGTGTGGAAGAGTTTCAGGCTTACGACCCGTCTAAGATTAACGATAATGTCCGCCAGGCGGTAGAGCGCACCAGGGGCGAAGTGGTAACTTCCGGCGGCAACTTTATCCATGCTTGGTTTTCTGCTTGTGACGGCGGAATCTCGTCCACCGCGGAAGAAGGGCTGGCTTACACAAAGGAACCTACTCCTTACGTGAAGGGAGGGTTCCAGGACGGTTGCCTGTCCATCACGGAACCTAAAAACAAGTCCTGGGAGGTCAGAATCCCCGTCAGTCAAGTCGCGGCGGCGGTGAAGAAGACAACCGGCAAGGACCCCGGACCTGTAACCTCGGCTTCGATAGCGCAAAAGGGACCTTCCGGACGGGCGGAGCGGCTCAAAATAGGCAGCGAGACAGTTGGCGGGCCCGCTCTGAGACTGGCCTTGGGCAGCGAAAAAGTACGGTCGATGCTGCTCTCGGACATCCGGGTGGAAGGCGGTGAACTGGTTCTCGCGGGGAAGGGCTTCGGACATGGAGTCGGCATGTGCCAGTGGGGGGCCAGGTTGATGGCGGAACAGGGCAAGTCCCCTGAAGATATTGTAAAATCTTATTTTAAAGACATAGATATTCAAAAACAGTGGAAGTAA
- a CDS encoding helix-turn-helix transcriptional regulator yields MKIEIRGVERLSFRERQVVALKEMGYSTNRIAKQLGLSASTVNTLFNRARTKGYEVVIIIPGSNLGLFGVDDENEAEGGKEV; encoded by the coding sequence ATGAAAATTGAAATCAGGGGGGTGGAGAGACTCAGTTTCCGGGAGCGTCAGGTAGTCGCGCTAAAGGAAATGGGTTACTCTACAAACCGGATTGCCAAACAACTGGGCTTAAGCGCCAGTACAGTGAATACTCTATTTAATCGTGCGAGAACCAAGGGCTACGAGGTAGTAATAATAATTCCCGGCAGTAATCTGGGTTTATTCGGAGTTGACGATGAAAACGAGGCTGAAGGGGGGAAAGAAGTTTGA
- a CDS encoding MarR family winged helix-turn-helix transcriptional regulator, with protein MDSEKLNLYLERLDEVFQHIARRLHAELAQNMVNGITMSQFVVLKKLNEKGRVTVSEVAEGLNVSLSAITALADRLHKAGLVDRCRDEQDRRLVLLTLTAEGENTVSTCRKARSKVVEKYLSKLPEEDVKHLVQIYEKVLALMRAEG; from the coding sequence ATGGATTCTGAAAAACTAAACCTTTATCTGGAGCGCCTGGATGAAGTCTTTCAACACATAGCCCGGCGTTTGCATGCGGAACTGGCTCAAAATATGGTTAACGGCATAACAATGAGCCAGTTTGTCGTGTTAAAAAAGCTCAATGAAAAGGGAAGGGTCACTGTTTCTGAAGTTGCCGAGGGACTGAATGTTTCATTGAGCGCCATTACCGCCCTGGCTGACCGGCTGCATAAAGCAGGCCTGGTGGACAGGTGCCGTGATGAACAAGACCGTCGTCTGGTGTTGCTTACGTTAACCGCAGAAGGGGAAAATACTGTTTCGACCTGCCGGAAGGCCCGCTCAAAGGTGGTCGAGAAATACTTGAGCAAGTTGCCGGAAGAAGATGTTAAACATCTCGTTCAGATATACGAAAAAGTCTTGGCCTTAATGAGGGCGGAAGGCTAA